In Entomomonas moraniae, one DNA window encodes the following:
- the atpG gene encoding F0F1 ATP synthase subunit gamma → MSGAKEIRTKIASIKSTQKITSAMEKVAVSKMRKAQSLMAAGRPYAERIYQVITHLANANAADYHPPFMVERPVKRVGYIVVSTNRGLCGGLNINLFKEIIKDYHKWHDQNVEVELCVIGSKGVSFFNHLGFKVVAAVTDISEQASIKELVGAVKVMLDAFDQKRVDRVYLACNEFINTMTQKPKLLQLLPLPKTTATAEDEKLHQKLVNGHWDYIYEPNPQELLDALLKRYIESVVYQAVVENGAAEQAARMVAMQNATNNADDLISGLQLIYNKARQAAITQEITEIVSGAAAVS, encoded by the coding sequence ATGTCAGGCGCAAAAGAGATTCGCACGAAAATTGCGAGCATAAAAAGTACGCAGAAAATTACGAGTGCGATGGAAAAGGTTGCCGTGAGTAAAATGCGTAAGGCGCAATCATTAATGGCTGCTGGTCGTCCTTATGCTGAACGTATCTACCAAGTAATCACTCACTTAGCGAATGCCAATGCAGCTGATTATCATCCTCCATTTATGGTTGAGCGTCCTGTAAAACGTGTTGGCTATATTGTCGTATCAACTAACCGTGGTCTTTGTGGTGGATTAAATATTAATTTATTCAAAGAAATTATCAAAGATTACCATAAGTGGCATGATCAAAATGTTGAGGTTGAGCTTTGCGTAATAGGCTCTAAAGGTGTTAGTTTCTTTAATCACTTAGGCTTTAAAGTTGTAGCTGCTGTCACAGATATTAGTGAGCAAGCTTCTATTAAAGAGTTAGTTGGTGCAGTAAAAGTGATGTTAGATGCCTTTGACCAAAAGCGTGTAGATAGGGTCTATTTGGCATGTAATGAGTTTATTAATACAATGACTCAAAAGCCAAAATTATTGCAGTTATTACCATTGCCAAAAACAACAGCAACAGCGGAAGATGAGAAGTTGCATCAGAAATTAGTTAATGGTCATTGGGATTATATCTATGAACCTAATCCACAAGAATTACTTGATGCATTATTGAAGCGTTATATCGAGTCTGTTGTTTATCAAGCAGTGGTAGAAAATGGCGCTGCGGAACAAGCTGCTCGAATGGTTGCAATGCAAAATGCAACGAATAATGCTGATGATCTTATTAGTGGGCTACAGCTCATTTATAATAAAGCTCGTCAGGCAGCTATTACGCAAGAAATTACAGAAATCGTTAGCGGTGCAGCTGCTGTATCGTAA
- the atpA gene encoding F0F1 ATP synthase subunit alpha, whose translation MQQLNPSEITEIIKERIANLDISTQARNEGTIVSVSDGIVRIYGLADVMYGEMIEFPGSVYGMALNLEEDSVGAVVLGEYLSLSEGMSAKCTGRILEVPVGRELLGRVVDALGNPIDGKGPLGTTQTDAVEKVAPGVIWRKSVDQPVQTGYKSVDSMIPIGRGQRELIIGDRQIGKTALAVDAIINQKDSGIKCIYVAIGQKQSTIANVVRKLDENGALQNTIVVVASASESAALQYLAPYSGCTMGEYFRDRGEDALIIYDDLSKQAVAYRQISLLLRRPPGREAYPGDVFYLHSRLLERASRVSEEYVEEFTKGEVKGQTGSLTALPIIETQAGDVSAFVPTNVISITDGQIFLESSLFNSGIRPAVNAGISVSRVGGAAQTKIIKKLSGGIRTALAQYRELAAFAQFASDLDEATRKQLEHGERVTELMKQKQYAPFSIAKMAVSLYAAERGYLQDIELNKVSAFETALLEYFSRDKVDLMAKINVKGDFNDEIDAEIKAGIETFKTTHTW comes from the coding sequence ATGCAGCAATTAAATCCTTCTGAAATAACTGAAATTATTAAGGAGCGCATAGCAAACCTTGATATTTCAACGCAAGCGCGTAATGAAGGTACTATCGTCAGTGTATCAGATGGTATCGTACGTATTTACGGACTTGCAGATGTAATGTATGGCGAAATGATAGAGTTCCCTGGCAGTGTTTATGGTATGGCACTGAACCTAGAGGAAGACTCTGTTGGTGCGGTTGTATTAGGCGAGTACTTAAGCCTTTCTGAAGGCATGAGCGCTAAATGTACTGGTCGTATCCTTGAAGTACCTGTTGGCCGTGAATTATTAGGTCGTGTGGTTGACGCTTTGGGTAATCCTATTGATGGGAAAGGACCATTAGGCACAACGCAAACGGATGCTGTTGAAAAAGTGGCACCTGGCGTCATTTGGCGTAAGTCAGTTGATCAACCTGTACAAACAGGTTACAAATCTGTGGACTCAATGATCCCGATTGGTCGTGGCCAGCGTGAGTTAATCATTGGTGACCGACAAATTGGTAAGACTGCTTTAGCAGTTGATGCGATTATCAATCAAAAAGATAGCGGTATCAAATGTATTTATGTAGCAATTGGTCAAAAACAATCGACTATTGCCAATGTTGTGCGTAAACTTGATGAAAATGGTGCTTTACAAAATACAATTGTTGTTGTGGCGAGCGCTTCAGAATCAGCTGCCTTACAGTATTTAGCTCCATACTCTGGCTGTACTATGGGTGAATATTTCCGTGATCGCGGTGAAGATGCACTCATTATTTATGATGATTTGTCAAAACAAGCAGTAGCTTATCGTCAAATTTCATTATTATTACGCCGTCCACCTGGTCGTGAAGCGTATCCTGGTGATGTGTTCTATTTACATAGCCGTTTACTTGAGCGTGCTTCTCGAGTATCAGAAGAATATGTAGAAGAGTTTACAAAAGGCGAAGTAAAAGGCCAAACAGGTTCCTTAACCGCATTGCCTATTATTGAAACGCAAGCAGGTGACGTATCAGCATTCGTACCGACTAACGTTATTTCTATTACCGATGGCCAAATTTTCTTAGAGTCTTCTTTATTTAACTCAGGTATTCGTCCTGCGGTTAATGCGGGTATTTCAGTTTCTCGTGTTGGTGGGGCTGCACAAACTAAGATCATTAAAAAGCTATCTGGTGGTATTCGTACTGCACTTGCTCAATATCGTGAATTAGCAGCATTTGCACAGTTTGCTTCTGATTTGGATGAAGCAACACGTAAACAATTAGAACATGGTGAGCGTGTAACAGAGTTAATGAAGCAAAAGCAATATGCTCCATTCTCTATTGCAAAAATGGCTGTTTCGCTATACGCCGCAGAACGTGGCTATTTACAAGATATTGAACTAAACAAAGTAAGTGCATTTGAAACGGCTTTATTAGAATATTTTAGTAGAGATAAAGTAGATTTAATGGCAAAAATTAACGTTAAAGGCGACTTTAATGATGAAATTGATGCTGAAATCAAAGCGGGTATTGAAACATTTAAAACAACCCATACTTGGTAA